In one window of Candidatus Sulfuricurvum sp. RIFRC-1 DNA:
- the folE gene encoding GTP cyclohydrolase I FolE: MSKENEQQNFEEAVKTMIRYVGEDVNREGLEKTPSRVLKAYEFMFGGYKEDPQTILNSAMFASSNDEMVLVKDIEFYSTCEHHLLPIIGRAHVAYIPNGKVVGLSKIPRVVDVFARRMQIQEQLTEQIADALMEAVEPKGVAVVIQARHMCMEMRGVEKICSTTTSSALRGLFKKDEKTRMEFFSLINSSSGNRY; encoded by the coding sequence ATGTCAAAAGAAAATGAACAACAAAACTTTGAAGAAGCGGTCAAAACGATGATTCGCTATGTCGGTGAAGACGTTAATCGAGAAGGGTTGGAAAAAACTCCAAGCCGTGTTTTGAAAGCGTATGAATTTATGTTCGGCGGGTACAAAGAAGATCCTCAAACCATTTTAAATTCGGCGATGTTCGCGAGCAGCAACGATGAGATGGTTTTAGTCAAAGATATCGAGTTTTATTCGACGTGCGAACACCATCTTCTTCCGATTATCGGACGGGCCCATGTTGCTTATATCCCGAACGGAAAAGTGGTTGGGCTCTCCAAGATCCCTCGTGTTGTCGATGTCTTTGCGCGACGGATGCAGATTCAAGAGCAGTTGACCGAGCAGATCGCCGATGCATTGATGGAAGCGGTAGAGCCTAAAGGGGTTGCGGTGGTGATCCAAGCGCGCCATATGTGCATGGAGATGCGCGGAGTGGAAAAAATCTGCTCTACAACGACATCAAGTGCGTTACGAGGATTATTTAAAAAAGATGAAAAGACCCGAATGGAGTTTTTCAGCTTGATCAACTCTTCCAGCGGGAACCGTTACTAA
- the tig gene encoding trigger factor has translation MQITTNKIDSANAKINAAITRGTIDSNIEKIANQLSKEAKVAGFRKGKVPVSAVKKQYGERLVQDAEAQALRDLLSAGLKEMAIAADTLIGEPQIAKFEKNDNGIDVEVIIATRPAIELGDYAAMVPEVAKPAIDDAAIMTRIEELASAQAPLVNVDEDRALISGDSALLDFEGFVDGEAFEGGKAEDFSLRLGSGQFIPGFEEQVIGMKKGEEKTIDVTFPENYGGAKLAGKPAQFKVKINAIQAKEAVTVDDELAKKMLPGYEDASVEMLKEKVKEQLETEAMSVMYNDDLKPSLMETFVTAFTIDLPEFIVEQEMDMALNKKARELSEAQLEELRNDAEQVKAMRETFRDDACRAVKATFIVDALAKAENIIVNEQELMQTIYYEAMQMGQDPAAVYKHYQESGYLPAIQMAMIEDRVLSKLLNDKIK, from the coding sequence ATGCAAATTACTACGAACAAAATTGACTCAGCCAACGCGAAAATCAACGCGGCTATCACTCGCGGGACAATCGATTCTAACATCGAAAAAATCGCTAATCAGCTCTCTAAAGAGGCAAAAGTTGCCGGTTTCCGTAAAGGCAAAGTACCGGTAAGCGCCGTGAAAAAGCAATACGGCGAACGCCTTGTTCAAGATGCGGAAGCACAAGCATTGCGTGATCTTTTAAGCGCTGGACTTAAAGAAATGGCCATCGCTGCGGATACACTCATCGGTGAACCTCAAATCGCTAAATTTGAAAAAAACGACAACGGTATCGATGTTGAAGTCATCATCGCAACCCGTCCTGCTATCGAACTCGGCGATTATGCGGCTATGGTTCCTGAAGTTGCAAAACCTGCAATCGATGATGCTGCGATCATGACCCGTATCGAAGAACTCGCATCTGCTCAAGCACCTCTCGTAAATGTTGATGAAGATCGTGCGTTGATTAGCGGTGACAGTGCATTGCTTGATTTCGAAGGTTTTGTTGATGGCGAAGCATTCGAAGGTGGAAAAGCGGAAGATTTCTCTCTTCGTCTTGGAAGCGGCCAATTTATCCCTGGATTTGAAGAGCAGGTAATCGGAATGAAAAAAGGGGAGGAGAAAACCATCGATGTTACCTTCCCTGAAAACTACGGCGGAGCAAAACTTGCTGGCAAACCGGCACAGTTCAAAGTGAAAATCAACGCAATCCAAGCGAAAGAAGCGGTAACTGTCGATGACGAATTGGCGAAAAAAATGCTTCCTGGATATGAAGATGCCAGCGTTGAAATGCTCAAAGAAAAAGTTAAAGAACAACTAGAAACCGAAGCGATGAGCGTTATGTACAACGACGACCTCAAACCTTCATTGATGGAAACATTCGTAACGGCATTCACAATCGATCTTCCTGAATTCATCGTTGAGCAAGAGATGGATATGGCATTGAACAAAAAAGCGCGTGAACTCAGCGAAGCGCAACTCGAAGAGCTCCGCAACGATGCTGAACAAGTCAAAGCAATGCGCGAAACGTTCCGTGACGATGCGTGCCGTGCCGTTAAAGCAACCTTTATCGTAGACGCGTTAGCTAAAGCGGAAAACATCATCGTCAACGAACAAGAATTGATGCAAACCATTTATTACGAAGCAATGCAAATGGGTCAAGATCCTGCGGCAGTCTACAAGCACTACCAAGAATCAGGCTACCTTCCTGCGATTCAAATGGCAATGATCGAAGATCGTGTTCTTAGTAAATTGCTTAACGATAAAATCAAGTAA
- the clpP gene encoding ATP-dependent Clp endopeptidase proteolytic subunit ClpP — protein MSYIPYVIEKTGRGERSYDIYSRLLKDRIIMLSGEVNDPVASSIVAQMLFLEAEDPQKDIYFYINSPGGVITSGMAIYDTMNYIRPDVSTICIGQAASMGAFLLSSGAKGKRYALPHARIMIHQPLGGAQGQATDIEIQAKEILRMKAELNEILAKNCGQSIKKLEKDTDRDNFMSAAEGVEYGIIDEVLIQKEKEEK, from the coding sequence ATGAGCTACATCCCTTACGTCATTGAAAAAACGGGGCGCGGCGAGCGCTCATATGATATTTATTCACGTCTTCTCAAAGACCGTATCATCATGCTTAGCGGTGAAGTAAACGATCCGGTTGCCTCTTCAATCGTAGCACAGATGCTCTTTTTGGAAGCGGAAGATCCACAAAAAGATATCTATTTCTACATCAACTCTCCGGGGGGGGTTATCACCTCTGGAATGGCGATTTACGACACGATGAACTACATCCGTCCTGATGTGAGTACGATCTGTATCGGTCAAGCCGCATCAATGGGAGCATTTTTGCTCAGTTCAGGGGCTAAAGGGAAACGATATGCGCTTCCTCATGCACGTATCATGATTCACCAACCTCTCGGCGGCGCTCAGGGTCAGGCAACCGATATCGAGATTCAAGCCAAAGAGATTTTGCGCATGAAAGCAGAACTCAATGAGATTTTGGCAAAGAACTGCGGACAAAGTATCAAAAAACTCGAAAAAGATACCGATCGTGATAATTTTATGTCAGCCGCAGAAGGTGTAGAATATGGTATCATTGATGAAGTATTGATCCAAAAAGAAAAAGAAGAGAAGTAA
- a CDS encoding diguanylate cyclase has translation MASLGDLKRSQRQKNTMEGDSISAGSLGDPTSDLEIFSKEVLTALISDNLPPTPNNFALYFDRILDEKSESLRRQIGSILEFEEDDQSDKSIALEKTLKQGFSSVKSILQLSATLYKNISLMEKILEKRGEEIKNIPSLAGANDLIASLGNDVSKLSGILKKQVTHMKSIYEETATIVKQVENETIFDNQYGVYNKRYLIAKLEQERNLIDEFKHKSSLIFVRLSQETANTMQSEKAQQLMIRTVARLLLKTSRRSDIVAHFGEGVFAMVLKHTDIESAKRASERLYDLVASSNFFLAEQEIQLRIAIGVAELKASIGVDQTLVCTLNAMEAADQDSSARYMVCNQ, from the coding sequence ATGGCGAGTCTTGGTGATCTAAAACGCTCACAACGCCAAAAAAACACGATGGAGGGAGACTCCATCAGTGCCGGATCACTCGGTGATCCAACCAGTGATCTTGAAATTTTTTCCAAAGAAGTTTTAACCGCCCTTATCTCCGATAATCTCCCCCCGACCCCCAATAATTTTGCCCTCTATTTTGATCGTATCTTGGATGAGAAAAGCGAAAGCTTACGCCGCCAGATCGGATCAATTCTCGAGTTTGAAGAAGATGATCAAAGCGACAAGAGTATAGCCCTCGAAAAAACCCTCAAACAAGGTTTCTCTTCGGTCAAAAGTATTTTACAGCTCAGTGCAACACTCTACAAAAATATCTCTTTGATGGAGAAGATTTTGGAAAAACGGGGCGAAGAGATCAAAAACATCCCCTCACTAGCCGGGGCGAACGATCTCATAGCATCTTTAGGGAACGACGTCAGTAAACTCAGCGGTATCTTGAAAAAACAAGTAACCCACATGAAAAGCATTTATGAAGAGACCGCTACCATCGTCAAGCAAGTAGAAAATGAGACCATTTTTGATAATCAGTACGGTGTCTACAACAAACGCTACCTTATTGCCAAGCTTGAGCAAGAACGTAATCTCATCGATGAGTTTAAACACAAAAGTTCCCTGATTTTTGTCCGCCTCTCCCAAGAGACGGCAAATACGATGCAAAGCGAAAAAGCACAGCAACTTATGATTCGCACCGTTGCGCGCTTGCTCCTTAAAACTTCCAGACGCAGTGATATCGTTGCACATTTCGGTGAGGGCGTTTTTGCAATGGTCCTCAAACATACCGATATCGAAAGTGCCAAACGGGCTTCTGAGCGGCTTTACGACCTTGTAGCCTCCAGTAATTTTTTCCTCGCTGAGCAGGAAATTCAATTGCGCATCGCCATCGGTGTCGCAGAGCTCAAAGCATCTATCGGAGTTGATCAAACTCTCGTTTGCACGCTTAATGCTATGGAAGCGGCAGATCAGGATTCCTCAGCTCGTTATATGGTTTGCAATCAGTAA
- the def gene encoding peptide deformylase, which produces MILPIITYPNKQLKVRSSAVVNFDDLLHRFLDDMFETMMSSNGIGLAAIQVANPIRALILCIPDEEGEQNKENLIEIINPVIHDPKGNVLYQEGCLSVPGFYEDVERFETLMLQYQNRHGEPCTLEANELLAIAIQHEIDHLEGKLFIEKLTYNRRKKFEKEYKKALKEKK; this is translated from the coding sequence ATGATTCTCCCGATTATTACCTATCCGAACAAACAACTCAAAGTCCGCTCATCTGCAGTGGTCAATTTCGACGATCTTCTCCACCGTTTTTTGGATGATATGTTTGAGACCATGATGAGCTCCAACGGTATCGGGCTAGCGGCTATTCAGGTAGCCAATCCCATCCGTGCACTGATTCTCTGTATCCCCGATGAAGAGGGAGAACAAAACAAAGAGAATCTTATTGAGATTATTAATCCCGTTATTCATGATCCCAAAGGAAATGTCCTCTATCAGGAGGGGTGTCTAAGCGTCCCCGGTTTTTATGAAGATGTTGAACGCTTTGAAACCCTCATGCTACAGTATCAGAACCGCCATGGAGAACCATGTACCTTAGAGGCTAATGAGCTTTTAGCCATCGCCATTCAGCATGAAATTGATCATTTAGAGGGAAAACTTTTCATCGAAAAGCTCACCTATAACCGCCGCAAGAAATTCGAAAAAGAGTATAAAAAAGCCCTCAAAGAGAAAAAATAA
- a CDS encoding YifB family Mg chelatase-like AAA ATPase, translated as MKQLRCATFEGIDAESVEVQFTATKGLPAFSIVGMANTAITESKERVKSALLSNDFTFPPKRLTINLAPSDLRKEGSHFDLPIAALIALGNFEGDLSEWYVFGELGLDGSVTENTLLYPIILSLANQGAITRAIVPNVSLPKLSKIPNITFYGVDTLTDTLNLLRSDTLPEAKAHLSTFDFDHLIHNEKSYYFHQHYPLDFIEIKGQEHAKRSALIAAAGMHNLLLEGSPGSGKSMIAKRLVHIMPPLHNNEILECAKLEILEGKEPSFTPSRPFRSPHHSSTGASIFGGGTHKAQIGEVGLAHGGILFFDELPHFSKTVLEALREPLEDRHIRISRVNTKVTYDANFLFVAAMNPCPCGNLFSATTACRCSDLEINRYKSRLSDPFLDRIDLYVQMHAVSAEDKSSISSHQLHTQVRQAFLRQKERGQERLNGALNDAEIARYCPLNDETQQLIDQAIGRFGLSFRAVSRVLKVARTIADIEGEKDIEKAHLLEALSYRKR; from the coding sequence ATGAAACAATTACGGTGTGCTACATTTGAGGGGATTGACGCTGAGAGCGTCGAAGTACAATTCACTGCGACCAAAGGGCTGCCTGCTTTTAGTATCGTCGGCATGGCAAACACCGCCATCACTGAGTCCAAAGAGCGTGTCAAATCAGCTCTTTTAAGCAATGACTTTACGTTCCCCCCTAAACGGCTCACCATCAACCTCGCCCCCAGCGATCTGCGCAAAGAGGGATCACATTTCGATCTCCCTATCGCTGCACTGATAGCACTGGGTAATTTTGAGGGAGATTTGTCGGAATGGTATGTATTTGGAGAGCTCGGGCTGGATGGTAGTGTCACCGAAAACACCCTCCTCTACCCCATCATCCTCTCCCTCGCCAACCAAGGAGCCATCACCCGCGCCATCGTCCCCAATGTGAGCCTTCCGAAACTCTCTAAAATCCCTAACATCACCTTTTACGGAGTCGATACCCTGACCGACACCCTCAATCTGTTGCGTTCAGACACGCTCCCTGAAGCAAAAGCGCATCTGAGTACTTTCGATTTTGATCACTTGATCCACAACGAAAAAAGCTACTATTTTCACCAACACTATCCCCTCGATTTTATAGAGATAAAAGGGCAAGAACACGCCAAACGCTCTGCCCTGATAGCGGCGGCCGGAATGCATAATCTCCTCTTGGAGGGTTCTCCGGGGAGCGGGAAATCAATGATCGCTAAACGGCTCGTACACATTATGCCACCCCTCCATAACAACGAGATACTCGAATGTGCCAAACTCGAAATACTGGAGGGAAAAGAGCCGTCCTTTACCCCCTCACGCCCCTTTCGCTCCCCTCACCACTCCAGTACAGGGGCGAGTATCTTCGGCGGAGGAACCCATAAAGCGCAGATTGGAGAGGTAGGGTTGGCTCATGGGGGCATTTTATTCTTCGATGAGCTTCCACACTTTTCGAAAACCGTCCTTGAAGCACTCAGAGAGCCGCTAGAGGACCGTCATATCCGTATCTCTCGTGTTAATACCAAAGTCACTTATGATGCCAATTTCCTCTTTGTAGCGGCTATGAACCCCTGCCCTTGCGGTAATCTCTTTAGCGCTACTACCGCCTGCCGATGCAGCGATCTCGAAATCAACCGCTACAAATCTCGTCTCTCCGACCCTTTTTTAGATCGTATTGATCTGTATGTACAAATGCACGCCGTAAGTGCAGAGGATAAATCGAGTATCAGCTCACATCAGCTTCACACCCAAGTACGCCAAGCTTTTTTACGTCAAAAAGAGCGGGGGCAAGAGAGATTGAACGGTGCGTTGAATGATGCGGAGATTGCCCGATACTGTCCTTTGAACGATGAAACGCAACAGCTAATCGATCAGGCGATAGGGAGATTCGGATTATCGTTTCGAGCGGTGAGTCGTGTTCTCAAAGTGGCTCGGACAATTGCCGATATAGAGGGAGAAAAAGATATAGAGAAAGCTCATTTACTGGAAGCATTGAGCTATCGGAAGCGCTGA
- a CDS encoding arylesterase, whose protein sequence is MTLNRIYAIVAVLLIGSFLFNRYYSSPEGANKRIEKEAVLLAFGDSLTYGYGADPTESYPARLEKLLGRKVINGGISGESSGEGLKRLPSLLQEYKPKILLLCHGGNDILKKQDMQKLRTNLEQMIRLAQSQNIDVILISVPQFGILQLTPPPLYDELAETYHLAIEEDILADILHDNRYKSDYIHPNAQGYQKMAEAIEKLLRNHYLFEK, encoded by the coding sequence ATGACATTAAACAGAATCTATGCGATTGTAGCCGTATTACTGATCGGGAGCTTCTTATTTAATCGCTATTATAGTTCGCCTGAAGGAGCTAACAAACGTATCGAAAAAGAAGCCGTACTGCTCGCTTTTGGAGACAGTCTCACCTACGGGTACGGAGCTGATCCCACGGAGAGCTACCCCGCACGTTTAGAAAAACTTTTAGGGCGTAAGGTGATCAACGGGGGTATTTCGGGTGAATCTTCCGGAGAGGGCCTCAAACGGCTCCCTTCACTACTTCAAGAGTATAAGCCAAAGATTTTGCTTCTCTGCCACGGAGGAAATGACATTCTTAAAAAACAAGATATGCAAAAACTGCGTACAAATCTGGAGCAAATGATCCGATTGGCGCAATCTCAGAATATCGACGTCATTTTAATCTCCGTTCCGCAATTCGGGATTCTTCAACTCACACCGCCCCCTCTTTACGACGAACTAGCCGAAACATACCACTTAGCAATTGAAGAGGATATTCTTGCTGATATTCTTCATGACAACCGCTACAAAAGTGACTACATCCATCCCAATGCGCAAGGTTACCAAAAGATGGCGGAAGCTATTGAAAAGCTTCTACGCAATCATTATCTGTTTGAAAAGTAG
- a CDS encoding YeiH family protein, which translates to MPFSPTKRKDTLSGILFVAIFAAAATMIADLAVVKNFGISPLVVGIVLGIFFANTLHNRIPSVWEGGITFSGKKILRFAIVFYGFRITFQQIAEVGMEGFMVSLIMLATTFILGTYLGQKIFKMDRDTSMLTAAGASVCGAAAVLATEPVLKSEEHKAAIAVSMVVLFGTIAMFLYPALYSAGVFAGMDDKTFGIFVGGTIHEVAQVVAVGGAYGKDAADAAVIVKMTRVIMIAPMLIVLGIYLSYAAKKSGSVGGGVKLVIPWFAVYFVGMAGVNSLLQQYSLEHVGESIATFIASAVENINLIDTFLLTMAMTALGMGTRFAKFKGLGLAPLYTAGAMFGWLLVGGYFITMWVVAAF; encoded by the coding sequence ATGCCGTTTTCACCCACAAAGCGAAAAGACACCCTAAGCGGTATTCTTTTTGTTGCAATATTTGCTGCTGCTGCGACGATGATCGCCGATTTGGCAGTTGTTAAAAATTTCGGGATATCCCCTCTTGTTGTGGGGATTGTTCTGGGGATATTTTTTGCCAATACCCTTCATAATCGTATCCCTTCCGTGTGGGAAGGGGGGATTACATTTTCGGGTAAAAAAATCCTCCGTTTCGCTATCGTTTTTTACGGATTCCGTATTACGTTTCAGCAAATCGCTGAAGTCGGGATGGAGGGGTTTATGGTGTCGCTTATCATGCTCGCTACTACCTTTATCCTCGGAACCTATTTGGGACAAAAGATTTTTAAAATGGATCGTGATACCTCTATGTTAACCGCTGCAGGAGCATCGGTGTGCGGTGCGGCGGCAGTTTTGGCAACCGAGCCGGTCCTCAAATCCGAAGAGCATAAAGCGGCAATTGCCGTATCGATGGTTGTACTGTTCGGAACAATCGCAATGTTTCTCTATCCTGCCCTCTACAGTGCGGGGGTGTTTGCGGGGATGGACGATAAGACGTTCGGTATCTTTGTCGGCGGGACAATCCATGAAGTGGCACAAGTTGTTGCGGTCGGTGGAGCGTATGGTAAAGATGCGGCAGATGCGGCGGTGATCGTTAAAATGACCCGTGTTATCATGATTGCACCGATGCTGATCGTACTGGGAATTTATCTCTCGTATGCCGCTAAAAAAAGCGGCAGTGTAGGGGGCGGCGTAAAGCTCGTGATTCCATGGTTCGCCGTTTATTTTGTCGGTATGGCTGGTGTCAACTCATTATTACAGCAATACTCTCTTGAGCATGTGGGAGAATCAATTGCAACATTTATCGCTTCTGCCGTTGAGAATATTAATCTGATTGATACATTCCTTTTAACCATGGCGATGACGGCGTTGGGTATGGGGACACGTTTTGCGAAATTTAAAGGGTTGGGGCTCGCTCCGCTTTATACGGCGGGAGCGATGTTCGGATGGCTTCTTGTCGGCGGATATTTTATTACGATGTGGGTAGTGGCTGCATTTTAA
- a CDS encoding DUF748 domain-containing protein: MVKPALKWIGGVVALYAVIGFFAVPYAIKNMVPDKVSEATKGGIFSVESAAFNPFTFHLTLKNLAFKTPQKHDLFALGCLSLNVDPLAYLWRGGWVVNEVTLSEPHIALHRDERGDFNFKWLTELGSDEPKAEKSSEPIGLIIKHFGLKNGTLNYRDYAEGKAYTLDMGPVGFNLDNIDLRDLSSAEGKMRLYATINEGGFIDLSGKVDALSPLKIGGSMAFDSGKLYTPWRYFKEKFPIEVADGSAAFGFDYRFDSSDVNATELSKLHFEIDKLRIIPKGEQRNLFTLSTLRLNDGNVQPLKKVFNARSLTLGGINLSAERSGEGKIDWLSYLEAIQKAFPKDENETESEPWTFALGGVAVENTVVQWSDNAPREPYRAVLSNLRLHSGSVSSDTKALLNLSLATDALRITRQRDEALAMGLEAIAVDGIELDRAGKFATVQKLSLDGASVALKRLSDGSIDLSRYAYASSAPAERSSEAPWGYRVGEIDLSNGSVAFIDEVPKRRVSLNLDQLHLNLKGFESDPTRKNDLIFSTRINQKSSLELSGGLIRSSLSAHGKVNVKALDVTLVDPYIEPSTYASLRRGTLSVAADYDYNPSKTGFRGKVALEDWVVNDTRDDSVLLGWESIGATPFVYTYPANQLRINQLAIDGLYTNALIDAKKVLNYSTLSKKSESESNATKTSGNPFGIDIVKLLLRGSSATFSDLSLPLPFKTYIHDLEGSVLGISTTKDVRTFVKLRGGVDQYGLAKIDGSLNTKAPKKFTDIKVAFDNLELKGYTPYSLEFLGYKIDGGKLFLDLGYKIDEGKLNSANRVVIKQIELGAEKEGGSPWPLRFVVALLEDSEGIIDIDLPIEGDVNNPDFKYGKVVWQVIGNLFTKAVTSPFRLLGSMMGIESDKLSSIDFEAGSATLLPPQVEKLDQIITMLSKRPKLSLNVYGGWDEVQDTHALKAKKLVQATLKRNKDLKIDSVQAISLELLEDMAEESLDKKELKALRASLEEKYPEEAAYVRHYSAALIEKLIPLQSLSSQELQGIAQQRAQIIRAHLIKTPGFEKRLFIKESEGIKGENADAVPIRLEIVVP; encoded by the coding sequence ATGGTTAAGCCGGCACTAAAATGGATCGGAGGAGTCGTTGCCCTATACGCTGTCATAGGGTTTTTCGCTGTTCCGTATGCAATCAAAAATATGGTTCCTGATAAGGTTTCAGAAGCTACAAAAGGGGGGATTTTTTCGGTCGAATCCGCCGCTTTCAACCCCTTTACCTTTCACCTAACGTTGAAAAATCTTGCCTTCAAAACCCCTCAAAAACATGACCTGTTCGCGCTTGGGTGTTTATCACTCAATGTAGACCCTCTCGCGTATCTTTGGCGTGGGGGATGGGTTGTTAATGAGGTTACGTTAAGTGAACCGCATATCGCGCTCCATCGTGATGAAAGAGGGGATTTTAATTTCAAATGGCTTACTGAACTGGGTAGCGATGAACCTAAAGCTGAAAAATCTTCTGAACCGATAGGGCTTATCATCAAGCACTTCGGATTAAAAAACGGGACGTTGAACTATCGCGATTATGCCGAAGGGAAAGCGTACACGCTCGATATGGGTCCTGTCGGATTTAATCTCGATAATATTGATTTACGAGATCTCTCCAGTGCGGAGGGGAAAATGCGCCTTTATGCGACAATCAATGAGGGGGGATTTATCGATCTAAGCGGTAAAGTCGATGCTCTGTCTCCGCTGAAAATCGGTGGAAGTATGGCGTTTGATTCAGGAAAACTCTATACGCCGTGGCGCTATTTTAAAGAGAAGTTTCCGATCGAAGTGGCGGATGGTTCCGCTGCATTCGGATTTGATTACCGATTTGACAGCAGTGATGTGAATGCGACCGAACTCTCAAAACTCCATTTTGAAATCGATAAACTCCGCATCATCCCCAAAGGGGAACAGCGTAATCTCTTTACCCTCTCAACGCTTCGGCTCAATGATGGGAACGTGCAGCCGCTTAAGAAGGTATTTAACGCACGTTCCCTCACACTGGGTGGAATCAATCTCTCGGCCGAGCGCTCCGGTGAGGGGAAAATCGATTGGCTGAGCTATCTTGAAGCCATTCAAAAAGCATTTCCAAAAGATGAAAACGAAACGGAGAGTGAGCCATGGACCTTTGCCCTTGGGGGTGTAGCCGTTGAAAATACCGTGGTGCAGTGGAGTGACAACGCTCCGAGAGAACCTTATCGGGCAGTGTTGAGTAATCTTCGTCTCCACAGCGGGAGTGTTTCGAGTGATACAAAAGCGCTTCTAAATCTCTCGCTTGCAACCGATGCGTTGCGGATAACCCGCCAGAGGGATGAGGCACTTGCGATGGGATTAGAGGCAATTGCAGTTGATGGGATCGAGCTTGATCGTGCCGGAAAATTTGCAACGGTTCAAAAACTCTCTCTTGACGGAGCCAGTGTCGCGCTGAAACGTCTCTCAGATGGTTCTATCGATCTTTCGCGATACGCGTATGCATCGTCCGCACCTGCAGAACGCTCGAGTGAGGCACCGTGGGGGTACCGGGTGGGTGAGATTGATCTAAGCAACGGATCGGTAGCGTTTATCGATGAGGTACCGAAACGTCGTGTCTCGCTGAATCTCGATCAACTCCATCTGAATCTCAAAGGATTTGAAAGTGACCCAACCCGTAAAAACGATCTGATTTTCTCCACCCGTATCAATCAAAAAAGCTCTTTGGAGCTTAGTGGGGGCTTGATACGCTCTTCCTTGAGCGCTCACGGGAAGGTGAACGTAAAAGCGCTGGACGTAACGTTGGTGGATCCGTATATCGAACCGAGCACCTATGCCTCCCTGCGTCGTGGAACACTCTCGGTAGCTGCTGATTATGATTATAATCCGTCTAAAACGGGTTTCAGAGGAAAAGTGGCATTGGAAGATTGGGTCGTCAATGATACCCGGGATGATTCGGTGCTGCTTGGATGGGAGAGCATCGGTGCCACACCGTTCGTCTATACTTACCCGGCCAATCAGCTGCGGATTAATCAACTGGCAATTGATGGGCTCTATACTAATGCGCTGATTGATGCGAAAAAAGTGTTGAACTACTCGACATTGAGTAAAAAGAGCGAATCGGAATCCAATGCAACGAAAACATCGGGGAATCCTTTTGGAATCGATATTGTCAAACTTCTTCTTCGCGGCAGTAGCGCCACCTTTAGCGATCTATCGCTCCCTTTGCCGTTTAAAACGTATATACACGATTTAGAAGGCTCAGTTCTTGGGATTTCAACCACAAAAGATGTCAGAACGTTTGTGAAACTGCGCGGAGGAGTCGATCAGTACGGATTAGCCAAGATCGATGGAAGTTTAAACACCAAAGCGCCCAAAAAATTCACCGATATCAAAGTAGCGTTTGATAATCTCGAACTCAAAGGGTACACTCCGTACTCGCTTGAATTTTTAGGTTACAAGATCGATGGAGGGAAACTCTTTTTGGATCTTGGGTATAAGATTGACGAAGGGAAACTAAACAGTGCCAATCGAGTTGTCATCAAACAAATCGAATTGGGAGCCGAAAAAGAGGGAGGATCGCCGTGGCCTCTGCGTTTTGTTGTGGCATTGCTCGAAGACAGTGAGGGTATCATTGATATCGATCTCCCCATCGAGGGGGATGTGAATAACCCTGACTTTAAATACGGCAAAGTAGTATGGCAGGTGATCGGAAATCTCTTTACCAAAGCGGTCACTTCACCGTTTAGACTCTTAGGCTCTATGATGGGAATCGAGAGCGATAAGCTCTCCTCTATCGATTTTGAAGCGGGTTCTGCGACTCTCTTGCCGCCGCAGGTTGAAAAACTCGATCAGATTATTACAATGCTTTCCAAACGTCCTAAATTGTCGCTCAATGTGTACGGCGGATGGGATGAGGTACAGGATACGCATGCCCTAAAAGCGAAAAAATTGGTTCAAGCGACGTTGAAACGCAATAAAGATCTGAAAATCGATTCGGTACAGGCAATCAGTCTTGAATTACTCGAAGATATGGCAGAGGAATCATTGGATAAAAAAGAGCTCAAAGCTCTCAGAGCTTCTCTCGAAGAGAAATATCCCGAAGAGGCGGCCTATGTTCGCCATTATTCTGCGGCACTCATCGAAAAGCTGATCCCTCTGCAGTCGTTGAGCTCACAAGAGCTTCAAGGTATAGCACAGCAGCGTGCACAGATAATCCGAGCTCATTTGATCAAAACTCCGGGGTTTGAAAAACGCCTATTTATCAAAGAGAGTGAAGGGATAAAAGGGGAGAATGCGGATGCCGTTCCGATACGTTTAGAGATCGTTGTTCCGTAA